A region of the Polaribacter sp. L3A8 genome:
AAATAGCTAATAATGTATGTCTTACGAAAGAAATAATGCTATTATACCTTAAATTCAAATTAAACTTTATGTAAAAATGACAAGTATAATTATCATTAAGAGAATGTTTGTTAATAAATTATTATTCAAAATTTTAACCGACTAAACATTCTGTTTTTTATATTATATTATTTTACTTTTCTTATATAGAACTTACTAAGTTACTTAACTAAATATGTTATTCTATCAAAATAACATTTAAACAAGCCTAAATTTATATAAAAAAACAGATTCATTTCTGAATCTGTTTTAACTTTTAAAAATAAAAAATTATTTTTTTATAATTTTTTTAGTAGATAGGTTTCCTTTATTATCTGAAAGTTTCATCATATAAATACCAGAAGATAAATTACTAAAATCATACTCTTCTTTACTATTTTTTATAACGTTATTGGTAACATCTTTACCTAAAATATTATAAAATGAAATACTTTCAACGTTAATAGAATTGTCTATTTTAACTTTAAAAACACTACTTGTAGGATTTGGATAAACCGAAATAGCATTATCTAATATAAAACTCTTTGTACTTAAAGGGTTAACATTTAATACGCGAAATTGATCTAAATAACCTAGTTGAAAATCACTAAGTATTCTACCAGCAGGTACATTTTCAAATCCTGCATCTGCATGAAATGTAATGTTAAATAATTTATCTTGCGTAAAGGAATGTGGACCGCTTGTGGTACTTTTTATCTCAAAAATAATTTCTTGCCAAGTATTTGCATTATCTCCTGAAGTATCGTAGGTGTTTATAGCTCTCAGCACTCCTGCATTTGTACCTATTTCTCCATCAGCAGATGAATTAAAACGTACAACTAAATCTGGCTGAACTGGGTAATTAACCATTACACTAAGAAATTTCTTATCGGTAGGTAAAAAATTAATATCAGGATCTACATCAATAATTGTTAAAGAATACCAAAAATCTGCATTAGCTCTACCAACTTGCAAGCAATTTGCTGTAGTATTTAAACCTGTTGGAAAAGGGTTTGCTACTATTTCGGTTGTTAATCCAAAACGTACTTCTGGGGCTGTTTCTCCAGAGCTTTCAAAATCATTTACCATAGTTTGTCCATTAGTAATAAATGAAATAGAAAATAAAAGTAAAAAAGTAATTTTTTTCATCATAAGTTAATTTAATTAGTTAGATATAAAAATAGTTAAAAGACAGCTTGATTAAAATAGATGATATTACCTAATAAATGGCTAATAATGTTTACGTTACAATTAAAAAAAACTTCAACTTTTAAAAGTTGAAGTTTTATATTCTTAAAAAATTATTAATAAGATTTTAAAAACCTGTACCAGGCCCCTCAGGTGTTGCACTTGCTGCTTGTGCTTTTTGTGGATTTAAAATCATATAAGTTCCTAATGCTGTTAATGCTGCATATTTACCGTAATTACCTATCTTTTTAATAGCGTCTTTACGAGTAATTTCTTTATTTGTTTCTCTATTTTTCTTCATAATATTAGTATTTAAAAATCTCGTAAATTATTCTAAAATTATTTTTTTATTTAAACGACCGCTTTCTGTTTCTAACTTTACAAAGTAAATACCAGAAGCTAATATTGGTAAAGCAATTTCTATGTTATTGTTTGATGTAAAATTAGAATTCATTACTTGTTTTCCTAAAGTATTAAAAATAGAAATAGTAGCTTTACCTGGTTGCAAACCTTTAATTGTAAGCATATTATTCATTTTCTTAAAAACTTGCACACCAGCTAACTCTGTAGACACTGTAGATAGTACGTTTGCTGTAGTTTTTAAAAAGAATCTTCCTGTACCATCTATACTTTCTTTTAAGGTAACTTTAAAATTACCTTCATTTAAATTCGTAAACGTATTGTTTAATCTATCTTCTAAATAAACATTAATTCCATCTGGTAAATTTAAGGAGCTTGCAGATATAGTTATTTCTTTCCCAAAAGATGATTTAATTCCAATAGGTACTACCATAGCATCATAATCTGAATTTGGTAAAGACTGTACGCTTAATTTTTTATCCTCATTAATTAATCCTGTATAAATTGATAAATCATATTCTACACCACCAAACAATGAACCATCAAATCCATTGTCAAAACCAGTTGAAGTACCTTCTATATAATATAGTTTTGTACTATGTATTGAGTTGTCTTGAGTTACTTTCAACTTTATTTCTGTAGTATTGTTAACACTCTTTAAAAAAGAATCTGTTCCTTGATGACTTAATTGACCTAAAAAGAACGCAACTTTGTTTGAAGCTGCAGAACCTGCACTTACAAAAAAACCTTGTCCTGGTGCTAATTCAAAATCTGTATCTAAAGGAATACCAGACATTTTTGTAACATAGCCCCCCATATTAACCCCCTCTTTATTTTCGTCCCAAAACCAAATAGTAGGTTCAGATAATCTATCTGCTTGAGCATTTCCTGTAAAGAAACCACCTAAATTATGATAAGACAAAAATGGATTACCTACATAATTAAAGTTATTACTTCCTTGAGAAATAACTACTTCTGTATAAGCGCCAGAGTAAGTACCAGTAAAAGAAACTTCAGTATTTGAACCTCCATTATCTAATTTTACACTTAAGCCAGTACCAGCAGGTATTGCGTCTGTACTAGTTGTGGTAAAGTAATTCCAAGCAGGTGTAACATTATTATAAGTTGATAACCCTATTCTATTTCCTCCAGAACCATCTGCAAAGTCATTTTCTGCTCTTAGAGAGGAAGCTGTAACTCCTAAAACTGGTGATGATAAACTATGCCAACCCTCTGTTAAACCAGCAGCTTTGCTTAATGTTCTTTTATAGGTAATGTTACCTGTTGCTGCACCACTAACAATTAAAGAACTTCCGTCTTTAATTGTTAAAATTGCTCCAGAAGCCACTGTTAAATCATCAACTGTTACTCCTGTATGTGAACTTATTTCAGGAGAAAACGTAGTACCTGATGGTATAACTACATTATCGGTTGTTACAGGAACAGCTTCTTTAGACCAGTTAGTAGAAGTATTCCAATCTGTTGATGTAGTACCTAACCAATTATTATCTAATGGATTATAATCTAAAACACGAATATTATCTACATAACCAATAGTAGGATTAGTAAGAACCCTACCTGCAGGTACATTATTAAAACCCATATCTGGATAAAAAACAACTTTATACATAGTACCATTGGTAAACGTATGTGCTCCAGTACCTGCGGTTTTAATTTCAAAAACCAATTCCTGCCATGTATTTACCTTACCAACAGAAGCATCATAAGTGTTTAAACTTCTTGTTATTAAAGAATTTAAACCCCTATCTGTGTCATCAGCTCCGGCAGTAGATACACCAAAATCTGGTGATGCTGGATAATTTACCATAACACTTAAAAACTTCTTTTCTGAAGGTGCTATTACTAAATTTGGATTTACATTAATGATAAAACTTCGCCACCATTCTACTGCTGCTGTTCTACCTACTTGTAAACAATTTTCAGATAAATTTAAACCTGCTTTAGTAGGATTTACAACAACATTTGTATTAAAATTAGTTGAAATTACTACAGGTTCGTAACCTAATTCAAAATCGTTTACATTAATTTGTCCGTGTATTAATGCTGTACTATAAAGTAACAACAAAAATGTAATTGTTTTTTTCATGATAATTAAATTTAAATATTTAGTTAAATTTAACATAAATGAAAACTCAAAAAATAGACATAAATTGAAATTACATGGACTATTATATCAATTTAAAAGATTAACTGTTAATTAATTACGATTATAATACAAATCAATAGAATGCTGTATCATAAAGAATAAAAAAAACTTTTTAATTTATAAATCTTAATGATAAAAAATCACCTTTTGTTAGTCTTTAAAATAAAAAATATTGCAATTAAAAATGGTTTTTTATTTTAATTACTTCCTTAATTATAAGATTGTAATTAAAACAAAAAACCATTTAAAAAATCTAATTGAATAGATATTTTTATATATTATTTTTTTTGCAAACTAAAAGAAGCAATTGTCATAAATCTATTAATATTTACTGGTGGAGCACTTGGCTCATTTGGATTAATACCATTTGTTAAAGCTAAACCTATTGCAATATCTGTTAAATCTTCTGTTAAAGTAAATTCAATTGTATATGTATTTGCTGGACCAGAAACTCTTGTAAAGGCTAATGTTTCTGAAGATGTTTCTACATCTATAACATCTGGTAATATATCTCCTAAAGTAGCTGTCATATAAACTTGGTCGTTTACACCATTATAATTATTACCTTCTGTTACTAATGTATAGGTATAGGTACCACTTCTTAATCTCATTTTTTGGTAAATTTTACCATTAACAATATTAGGTTCACCTCCATAACCAGAAACAAGATTAAATATTCCACCACCACTATTACTATCATAAACACCATAACCATTATGATTTAATGCACCTTCATTATGAATCCAATCTGTTGGTGTT
Encoded here:
- a CDS encoding T9SS type A sorting domain-containing protein; the protein is MMKKITFLLLFSISFITNGQTMVNDFESSGETAPEVRFGLTTEIVANPFPTGLNTTANCLQVGRANADFWYSLTIIDVDPDINFLPTDKKFLSVMVNYPVQPDLVVRFNSSADGEIGTNAGVLRAINTYDTSGDNANTWQEIIFEIKSTTSGPHSFTQDKLFNITFHADAGFENVPAGRILSDFQLGYLDQFRVLNVNPLSTKSFILDNAISVYPNPTSSVFKVKIDNSINVESISFYNILGKDVTNNVIKNSKEEYDFSNLSSGIYMMKLSDNKGNLSTKKIIKK
- a CDS encoding T9SS type A sorting domain-containing protein yields the protein MKKTITFLLLLYSTALIHGQINVNDFELGYEPVVISTNFNTNVVVNPTKAGLNLSENCLQVGRTAAVEWWRSFIINVNPNLVIAPSEKKFLSVMVNYPASPDFGVSTAGADDTDRGLNSLITRSLNTYDASVGKVNTWQELVFEIKTAGTGAHTFTNGTMYKVVFYPDMGFNNVPAGRVLTNPTIGYVDNIRVLDYNPLDNNWLGTTSTDWNTSTNWSKEAVPVTTDNVVIPSGTTFSPEISSHTGVTVDDLTVASGAILTIKDGSSLIVSGAATGNITYKRTLSKAAGLTEGWHSLSSPVLGVTASSLRAENDFADGSGGNRIGLSTYNNVTPAWNYFTTTSTDAIPAGTGLSVKLDNGGSNTEVSFTGTYSGAYTEVVISQGSNNFNYVGNPFLSYHNLGGFFTGNAQADRLSEPTIWFWDENKEGVNMGGYVTKMSGIPLDTDFELAPGQGFFVSAGSAASNKVAFFLGQLSHQGTDSFLKSVNNTTEIKLKVTQDNSIHSTKLYYIEGTSTGFDNGFDGSLFGGVEYDLSIYTGLINEDKKLSVQSLPNSDYDAMVVPIGIKSSFGKEITISASSLNLPDGINVYLEDRLNNTFTNLNEGNFKVTLKESIDGTGRFFLKTTANVLSTVSTELAGVQVFKKMNNMLTIKGLQPGKATISIFNTLGKQVMNSNFTSNNNIEIALPILASGIYFVKLETESGRLNKKIILE